A section of the Pimelobacter simplex genome encodes:
- the secA gene encoding preprotein translocase subunit SecA has translation MPVIIDKLLRIGEGKILRQLEGVAKAVNAIEDDFKAMSDDELRGMTDEFRKRIADGESLDDLMPEAFATVREAARRVLGQRHFDVQIMGGAALHMGNIAEMKTGEGKTLVSTLPAYLNALEGKGVHVVTVNDYLAKFQSEMMGRVHHFLGLTVGVILPSMRPDERREAYGCDITYGTNNELGFDYLRDNMASSLEECVQRGHNFAVVDEVDSILIDEARTPLIISGPTQDEVKWYGEFAKIAQQLTKDVDYEVDEKKRTISVLEDGITKVEDHLGIDNLYESANTPLISFLHNSIKAKELFRNDKEYVVMEGEVLIVDEHTGRMLAGRRYNDGLHQAIEAKEGVKVREEYQTLATVTLQNYFRLYDKLSGMTGTALTEASEFDKIYKLGVVPIPTNKPMQRKDQPDLVYRTEEAKYDAVVDDIVERHEKGQPVLVGTVSVEKSEYLHQQLTKRGVAHSVLNAKVHAEEAKIVALAGHKGAVTVATNMAGRGTDIMLGGSVEFLADEELRKQGLEPGGETADEYDAAWPAMIEKIKAQVEAEHDAVKDLGGLYVIGTERHESRRIDNQLRGRSGRQGDPGESRFYLSLQDELMRLFKSDWVDRVLLMLKIPDDVPIENKRVTNAIANAQGQVESQNFESRKNVLKYDDVMDRQRKVIYGERREVLEGVDLEDQVRTFIDDVVTGFVNGSLDEFSEQWDLDQLWTDLKQFWPVSISWKDLVEDEGTQASLEKPFLVEKLKEDAHAAYDRREEEVGEEVARELERRVLLSVLDRKWREHLYEMDYLREGIYLRAYSQRDPLVEYQREGFDMFAAMMDGIKEETVGFLFNLEVQVEEDEEIHYHADGSAHAGPMHEGAFAEPPVGLGVGAGGGEIDLESISAELKASTPKVTAKGLDTPKQPQNLTYSAPDETGHEEVRGSGAASNADDEFGDIGRNSLCPCGSGKKYKRCHGAPGGPTGTTARVS, from the coding sequence GTGCCAGTGATCATCGACAAGCTCCTCCGCATCGGAGAGGGCAAGATCCTTCGTCAGCTCGAAGGCGTCGCCAAGGCGGTCAACGCCATCGAGGACGACTTCAAGGCGATGTCGGACGACGAGCTGCGGGGCATGACCGACGAGTTCCGCAAGCGCATCGCCGACGGGGAGTCCCTCGACGACCTCATGCCCGAGGCCTTCGCCACGGTGCGCGAGGCAGCGCGCCGGGTCCTCGGTCAGCGCCACTTCGACGTCCAGATCATGGGCGGCGCGGCGCTGCACATGGGCAATATCGCCGAGATGAAGACCGGTGAGGGCAAGACCCTCGTCTCGACGCTGCCGGCCTACCTCAACGCCCTCGAGGGCAAGGGCGTCCACGTCGTCACGGTCAACGACTACCTGGCCAAGTTCCAGTCCGAGATGATGGGCCGGGTCCACCACTTCCTCGGCCTCACCGTCGGCGTGATCCTGCCGAGCATGCGCCCCGACGAGCGGCGCGAGGCCTACGGCTGCGACATCACCTACGGCACCAACAACGAGCTCGGCTTCGACTACCTGCGCGACAACATGGCCTCCTCGCTCGAGGAGTGCGTCCAGCGCGGCCACAACTTCGCCGTCGTCGACGAGGTCGACTCGATCCTCATCGACGAGGCGCGGACCCCGCTGATCATCAGCGGTCCGACCCAGGACGAGGTCAAGTGGTACGGCGAGTTCGCCAAGATCGCCCAGCAGCTGACCAAGGACGTCGACTACGAGGTCGACGAGAAGAAGCGCACGATCTCGGTCCTCGAGGACGGCATCACCAAGGTCGAGGACCACCTCGGCATCGACAACCTCTACGAGTCGGCCAACACCCCGCTCATCTCGTTCCTGCACAACTCCATCAAGGCCAAGGAGCTGTTCCGCAACGACAAGGAGTACGTCGTCATGGAGGGCGAGGTGCTCATCGTCGACGAGCACACCGGCCGCATGCTCGCGGGCCGGCGCTACAACGACGGTCTGCACCAGGCCATCGAGGCCAAGGAGGGCGTCAAGGTCCGCGAGGAGTACCAGACCCTCGCCACCGTGACCCTCCAGAACTACTTCCGCCTCTACGACAAGCTCTCCGGCATGACCGGTACGGCGCTCACCGAGGCCTCCGAGTTCGACAAGATCTACAAGCTCGGCGTGGTCCCGATCCCGACCAACAAGCCGATGCAGCGCAAGGACCAGCCCGACCTCGTCTACCGGACCGAGGAGGCCAAGTACGACGCGGTCGTCGACGACATCGTCGAGCGCCACGAGAAGGGCCAGCCGGTCCTCGTCGGCACCGTCTCGGTCGAGAAGTCGGAGTACCTCCACCAGCAGCTGACCAAGCGCGGTGTGGCCCACTCGGTCCTCAACGCCAAGGTCCACGCCGAGGAGGCCAAGATCGTGGCCCTCGCCGGCCACAAGGGCGCGGTCACCGTCGCGACCAACATGGCCGGTCGTGGTACCGACATCATGCTCGGCGGCTCGGTCGAGTTCCTCGCCGACGAGGAGCTGCGCAAGCAGGGCCTCGAGCCCGGCGGCGAGACCGCCGACGAGTACGACGCCGCCTGGCCCGCGATGATCGAGAAGATCAAGGCCCAGGTCGAGGCCGAGCACGACGCGGTCAAGGACCTCGGCGGCCTCTACGTGATCGGCACCGAGCGCCACGAGTCGCGCCGGATCGACAACCAGCTCCGCGGTCGTTCCGGCCGTCAGGGCGACCCCGGCGAGAGCCGCTTCTACCTGTCCCTCCAGGACGAGCTGATGCGGCTGTTCAAGTCCGACTGGGTCGACCGCGTCCTGCTCATGCTCAAGATCCCGGACGACGTCCCGATCGAGAACAAGCGGGTCACCAACGCCATCGCCAACGCGCAGGGCCAGGTGGAGTCCCAGAACTTCGAGTCGCGCAAGAACGTCCTCAAGTACGACGACGTGATGGACCGCCAGCGCAAGGTCATCTACGGCGAGCGCCGTGAGGTGCTCGAGGGAGTCGACCTCGAGGACCAGGTCCGCACCTTCATCGACGACGTCGTCACCGGCTTCGTCAACGGCTCGCTCGACGAGTTCTCCGAGCAGTGGGACCTCGACCAGCTCTGGACCGACCTCAAGCAGTTCTGGCCGGTCTCGATCTCCTGGAAGGACCTCGTCGAGGACGAGGGCACCCAGGCTTCGCTCGAGAAGCCCTTCCTCGTCGAGAAGCTCAAGGAGGACGCCCACGCGGCGTACGACCGCCGCGAGGAGGAGGTCGGCGAGGAGGTCGCCCGCGAGCTCGAGCGTCGCGTGCTGCTCTCCGTGCTCGACCGCAAGTGGCGCGAGCACCTCTACGAGATGGACTACCTGCGCGAGGGCATCTACCTGCGGGCCTACTCGCAGCGCGACCCGCTGGTCGAGTACCAGCGCGAGGGCTTCGACATGTTCGCCGCGATGATGGACGGCATCAAGGAAGAGACCGTCGGCTTCCTCTTCAACCTGGAGGTCCAGGTCGAGGAGGACGAGGAGATCCACTACCACGCCGACGGCTCCGCCCACGCGGGCCCGATGCACGAGGGTGCCTTCGCCGAGCCGCCGGTCGGCCTCGGGGTCGGCGCCGGTGGTGGCGAGATCGACCTCGAGTCGATCTCGGCCGAGCTCAAGGCGAGCACCCCCAAGGTGACCGCCAAGGGTCTCGACACCCCCAAGCAGCCGCAGAACCTCACCTACTCCGCGCCCGACGAGACCGGTCACGAGGAGGTCCGCGGCAGCGGCGCCGCCTCCAATGCCGACGACGAGTTCGGCGACATCGGCCGCAACTCGCTGTGCCCCTGCGGCTCGGGCAAGAAGTACAAGCGCTGCCACGGTGCCCCCGGCGGTCCCACCGGGACCACCGCGCGGGTCTCGTAA
- a CDS encoding Rv3235 family protein: MPSSRDHDHKHDHDRPTVPVTSTQGTLALALLPRQDPPARRHHPDLGPPPSPPPGPRPGGVVVPIDQRLRRTIEEWTHRFVQAAVEIVGGDRPVSQLVRWTAPEVYGDLHRRALLVARAGGHQPGLARVQAVRPRVRSVHACFISDTVVECGVHVRHGARSRAVAARFERLGQRWICTALDFS; this comes from the coding sequence ATGCCCAGCTCCCGCGACCACGACCACAAGCACGACCACGACCGCCCGACCGTCCCGGTCACCTCCACCCAGGGCACGCTCGCGCTCGCCCTGCTCCCCCGCCAGGACCCACCCGCCCGCAGGCACCACCCGGACCTCGGTCCGCCACCCAGTCCCCCGCCCGGCCCGCGCCCCGGCGGCGTCGTGGTCCCGATCGACCAACGGCTGCGGCGCACGATCGAGGAGTGGACGCACCGGTTCGTGCAGGCCGCGGTCGAGATCGTCGGCGGCGATCGTCCGGTCTCCCAGCTGGTGCGCTGGACCGCCCCCGAGGTGTACGGCGACCTCCACCGCCGCGCGCTCCTCGTGGCCCGCGCGGGCGGTCACCAGCCCGGGCTGGCCCGGGTCCAGGCGGTACGGCCGCGGGTACGCAGCGTCCACGCCTGCTTCATCAGCGACACGGTCGTCGAGTGCGGGGTGCACGTACGCCACGGGGCCCGCTCGCGGGCGGTGGCGGCGCGGTTCGAGCGGCTGGGCCAGCGCTGGATCTGCACCGCGCTGGACTTCTCCTGA
- a CDS encoding LysM peptidoglycan-binding domain-containing protein gives MEHVLASPVAACRRGLLLWVGVTAGAVLGGMLAGPAAVALVRPSGAAVTFTDLLVGCCAVVALVALGGLWLAASDVAWTVLRPARLRTRLRARRVGPVRAGLLALCGVTAFAAPVSAGTPEPAPPPAALDVDADALAGLPLPERPVDGPAPARSRTVQVRPGDTLWAIAVRALGPEASAADVTAYWRRIHARNAPVIGPDPDRILPGQVVHLP, from the coding sequence ATGGAACACGTGCTTGCCTCGCCTGTTGCTGCGTGCCGACGCGGCCTGCTCCTGTGGGTCGGCGTGACCGCCGGCGCGGTCCTGGGCGGGATGCTCGCCGGGCCGGCCGCGGTGGCGCTCGTCCGGCCTTCAGGGGCGGCGGTCACCTTCACCGACCTCCTCGTCGGGTGCTGCGCGGTCGTCGCGCTGGTCGCGCTGGGCGGGCTGTGGCTCGCGGCGAGCGATGTCGCGTGGACGGTACTGCGGCCGGCCCGGCTCCGAACCCGGCTCCGCGCCCGACGGGTGGGACCGGTCCGGGCGGGGCTGCTCGCGCTCTGCGGCGTCACCGCCTTCGCCGCCCCCGTCAGCGCAGGCACCCCCGAGCCGGCGCCGCCACCGGCTGCCCTGGACGTGGACGCCGATGCGCTCGCCGGGCTGCCGCTCCCCGAGCGTCCGGTGGACGGGCCTGCGCCGGCCCGGTCCCGGACCGTCCAGGTCCGGCCGGGCGACACGCTCTGGGCGATCGCGGTCCGGGCGCTGGGGCCGGAGGCGAGCGCGGCCGACGTGACGGCGTACTGGCGGCGGATCCATGCGCGCAACGCCCCCGTGATCGGCCCCGACCCGGACCGGATCCTGCCCGGCCAGGTCGTCCACCTCCCCTGA
- a CDS encoding sec-independent translocase, which yields MFGIGFGEIIVIAFIAVLVFGPDRLPEVARQAGKLVRQMRQFANNARDELRTELGPEYADLELSDLDPRAIVRKHLAEAMAELDELDDAVRNAGEDDLPSSLPLAPGERPPYDFDAT from the coding sequence GTGTTCGGTATCGGGTTCGGCGAGATCATCGTCATCGCCTTCATCGCCGTGCTCGTCTTCGGTCCCGACCGGCTGCCGGAGGTGGCGCGCCAGGCCGGCAAGCTGGTCCGGCAGATGCGCCAGTTCGCCAACAACGCGCGCGACGAGCTGCGCACCGAGCTCGGCCCCGAGTACGCCGACCTCGAGCTCAGCGACCTCGACCCGCGCGCCATCGTCCGCAAGCACCTCGCCGAGGCGATGGCCGAGCTCGACGAGCTCGACGACGCGGTCCGCAACGCCGGCGAGGACGACCTGCCCTCCTCGCTCCCGCTCGCCCCGGGCGAGCGGCCGCCGTACGACTTCGACGCGACCTGA
- a CDS encoding Mrp/NBP35 family ATP-binding protein: MAALAKVNDPEIKRPITELGMVDSVDIAAGDGGSVVTVKALLTVAGCPLKDTITRDVTAAVTALPGVTGVEVELGVMTAEQRSGLHETLRGGQAQREISFAQPGSLTKVFAIASGKGGVGKSSVTVNLALALAAAGRKVGVVDADIYGHSIPAMLGVADSRPTQVDDLIMPVPTASGVSVISIGMLKPRRDQVVAWRGPMLDRALVQMLADVYWGDLDVLLLDLPPGTGDIAISLGQHLPGAEVVVVTTPQEAAAEVAERAGTMASMMHQRVVGVVENMSYLPCPHCTPEGEDHRLEIFGSGGGERVAATLSERFGYDVPLLGQVPLDVSLREGGDAGKPIVDSDPTSAAAQALRAVADRLDGRGRGLAGMQLGLTPTSKF; the protein is encoded by the coding sequence ATGGCCGCGCTGGCCAAGGTCAACGACCCCGAGATCAAGCGGCCGATCACCGAGCTCGGCATGGTCGACAGCGTCGACATCGCGGCAGGGGACGGCGGGTCGGTCGTGACCGTCAAGGCGCTGCTCACCGTGGCGGGCTGCCCGCTCAAGGACACCATCACCCGCGACGTGACCGCCGCGGTCACCGCGCTCCCCGGCGTCACCGGCGTCGAGGTCGAGCTCGGGGTGATGACGGCCGAGCAGCGCTCGGGCCTGCACGAGACCCTGCGCGGCGGCCAGGCCCAGCGCGAGATCTCCTTCGCCCAGCCCGGCTCGCTGACCAAGGTCTTCGCGATCGCCTCCGGCAAGGGCGGCGTCGGCAAGTCCTCGGTGACGGTCAACCTCGCCCTCGCGCTGGCCGCGGCCGGGCGCAAGGTCGGCGTGGTCGACGCCGACATCTACGGCCACTCGATCCCGGCGATGCTCGGCGTCGCCGACTCCCGGCCCACCCAGGTCGACGACCTGATCATGCCGGTGCCCACCGCCTCGGGCGTCTCGGTGATCTCGATCGGCATGCTCAAGCCGCGCCGCGACCAGGTCGTCGCCTGGCGCGGACCGATGCTCGACCGGGCGCTCGTGCAGATGCTCGCCGACGTCTACTGGGGCGACCTCGACGTCCTCCTGCTCGACCTGCCCCCGGGCACCGGCGACATCGCCATCTCGCTCGGCCAGCACCTCCCCGGCGCCGAGGTGGTCGTGGTGACCACCCCCCAGGAGGCGGCCGCCGAGGTCGCCGAGCGGGCCGGCACGATGGCCTCGATGATGCACCAGCGCGTGGTGGGCGTCGTCGAGAACATGAGCTACCTCCCCTGCCCGCACTGCACCCCCGAGGGCGAGGACCACCGGCTCGAGATCTTCGGCTCCGGTGGCGGCGAGCGGGTGGCGGCCACGCTGTCCGAGCGCTTCGGGTACGACGTGCCGCTGCTCGGCCAGGTCCCGCTCGACGTCTCGCTGCGCGAGGGCGGCGACGCCGGCAAGCCGATCGTCGACTCCGACCCCACCTCCGCGGCCGCCCAGGCGCTGCGCGCGGTGGCCGATCGGCTCGACGGACGCGGCCGGGGACTCGCCGGTATGCAGCTCGGCCTCACGCCGACCAGTAAGTTCTGA
- a CDS encoding DUF1003 domain-containing protein — protein MSDTRRMRERLDTPREERRQLVRRPSYNADTFGVFAEQFARFMGTATFLIYMTLFVLFWVGWNLMAPDDLRFDNYPFIFLTLMLSLQASYAAPLILLAQNRQEARDRVIAEQDRQADARAHADMEFLAREVASLRMAVGEVATRDFLRSELRGLLADLDERAEERVPSQEDGADEDAAGAP, from the coding sequence ATGAGCGACACCCGGCGGATGCGCGAGCGGCTCGACACCCCGCGCGAGGAACGGCGCCAGCTGGTCCGGCGCCCGTCGTACAACGCGGACACGTTCGGGGTCTTCGCCGAGCAGTTCGCGCGGTTCATGGGGACCGCGACGTTCCTGATCTACATGACGCTGTTCGTCCTGTTCTGGGTCGGCTGGAACCTGATGGCGCCCGACGACCTGCGCTTCGACAACTACCCCTTCATCTTCCTGACGCTCATGCTGAGCCTCCAGGCGTCGTACGCCGCGCCGCTGATCCTGCTCGCGCAGAACCGCCAGGAGGCCCGCGACCGGGTCATCGCCGAGCAGGACCGGCAGGCCGACGCCCGGGCGCACGCGGACATGGAGTTCCTCGCCCGCGAGGTCGCCTCGCTGCGGATGGCGGTCGGCGAGGTCGCCACCCGCGACTTCCTGCGCTCCGAGCTGCGCGGCCTGCTGGCCGACCTCGACGAGCGGGCCGAGGAGCGCGTGCCGTCTCAGGAGGACGGCGCCGACGAGGACGCTGCGGGGGCTCCGTAG
- a CDS encoding magnesium transporter MgtE N-terminal domain-containing protein, translated as MSTTPSRVFAARLVGLPIFDPQGDQVGKVRDLVVTMRTEGTQPRVLGMVAEVFGRRRIFVPMTRVTNIDAGHVYTTGLLNMRRFEQRSTETLVIGQMLDRTVTITDSGITGTVYDVAMEPARTRDWVLSRVAVREPSKGFRRRGQSHVVEWRDVTGLTRSDDRQGATHLVAALNEMRPADAASILHDLPPERRTAVALALDDERLADVLEELPEDDQVEILKGLDSERAADVLEEMSPDDAADLVRDLPPETAEILLELMEPDEAEDVRRLLSYVENTAGAMMTPEPVILGPDATIADALAHVRNPELTPALAALVYVCRPPLETPTGKLLGVAHIQRLLREPPSTLVAGALDDSMEWLRPEAGIDEVAAHLATYNLVAAPVIDENGRLLGAVTVDDLLDHMLPANWRDRAREREAGSR; from the coding sequence GTGAGCACCACACCGTCGCGCGTGTTCGCGGCCCGGTTGGTCGGGCTCCCGATCTTCGACCCCCAGGGCGACCAGGTCGGGAAGGTCCGGGACCTGGTCGTCACCATGCGCACGGAGGGCACCCAGCCGCGGGTGCTGGGCATGGTCGCCGAGGTGTTCGGCCGGCGCCGGATCTTCGTGCCGATGACCCGGGTGACCAACATCGACGCCGGCCACGTCTACACCACCGGCCTGCTCAACATGCGCCGCTTCGAGCAGCGCTCCACCGAGACCCTGGTGATCGGGCAGATGCTCGACCGCACCGTGACGATCACCGACAGCGGCATCACCGGCACCGTGTACGACGTCGCGATGGAGCCCGCACGCACGCGCGACTGGGTGCTCAGCCGGGTCGCCGTGCGCGAGCCCTCCAAGGGCTTCCGGCGCCGCGGCCAGTCCCACGTCGTCGAATGGCGCGACGTGACCGGGCTGACCCGCAGCGACGACCGCCAGGGCGCCACCCACCTGGTCGCCGCGCTCAACGAGATGCGGCCCGCCGACGCGGCGAGCATCCTGCACGACCTGCCGCCCGAGCGGCGTACCGCCGTGGCGCTGGCGCTGGACGACGAGCGCCTCGCCGACGTCCTCGAGGAGCTGCCCGAGGACGACCAGGTCGAGATCCTCAAGGGCCTCGACTCCGAGCGCGCGGCCGACGTCCTCGAGGAGATGTCGCCCGACGACGCCGCGGACCTGGTCCGCGACCTGCCGCCCGAGACCGCCGAGATCCTGCTCGAGCTGATGGAGCCCGACGAGGCCGAGGACGTGCGCCGGCTGCTCTCCTACGTCGAGAACACCGCCGGCGCGATGATGACCCCGGAGCCGGTCATCCTCGGCCCGGACGCGACGATCGCCGACGCCCTGGCCCACGTCCGCAACCCCGAGCTGACCCCGGCCCTGGCCGCCCTGGTCTACGTCTGCCGCCCGCCCCTGGAGACCCCCACCGGCAAGCTCCTCGGCGTCGCCCACATCCAGCGCCTGCTGCGCGAGCCGCCCTCGACCCTGGTCGCGGGCGCGCTCGACGACTCGATGGAGTGGCTGCGCCCCGAGGCCGGCATCGACGAGGTCGCCGCTCACCTGGCCACCTACAACCTCGTCGCCGCACCGGTCATCGACGAGAACGGCCGGCTCCTCGGCGCGGTCACCGTCGACGACCTGCTCGACCACATGCTCCCCGCCAACTGGCGCGACCGGGCCCGCGAGCGAGAGGCGGGCAGCCGATGA
- a CDS encoding endonuclease/exonuclease/phosphatase family protein, whose product MTEDRKRKRVKRAISRTELVVVVLAAVAGLAAIVVGTVVDTSVTPMGADVAAAGPSSSRSPEASEGSGTRVPASSSDEASGAPTETGSATPDGATGEVGEGRSAEAPSRNQERKVNPLVEQVEAIARKSQPSTTSFRIATLNILGSNHAGNGLNRAAREAALLRDRGVSIVGLQEVQRDQRPVFMNNLSAMQMWPQDALGRDGYRVQIMWRTDRFEMVDNGGSSHTFNGIGSVPIPYVLLRDKKTGAQFWVIVTHNSPQGRQAERNASAEIQIDLVNQLRQTGHPVLLMGDLNEKTTVFCKFATRAGMTSANGGSGGGGCNPPGGPQRIDWILGSADAIDFSGYVQDNTTVSQGLSDHHMIYADAKVADKAS is encoded by the coding sequence GTGACCGAGGACCGGAAGCGCAAGCGCGTCAAGCGCGCCATCTCGCGCACGGAGCTCGTCGTGGTCGTCCTGGCCGCCGTCGCTGGTCTCGCGGCGATCGTGGTCGGCACGGTGGTCGACACGTCCGTGACGCCGATGGGGGCCGACGTGGCCGCCGCCGGACCGTCGTCCTCCCGCTCGCCCGAGGCGAGCGAGGGCTCGGGCACCCGGGTGCCGGCGTCGAGCAGCGACGAGGCGAGCGGCGCGCCCACCGAGACCGGCTCCGCGACGCCGGACGGCGCCACGGGCGAGGTCGGCGAGGGCCGCTCCGCCGAGGCGCCCTCGCGCAACCAGGAGCGCAAGGTCAACCCGCTCGTCGAGCAGGTCGAGGCGATCGCCCGCAAGAGCCAGCCCTCGACCACGAGCTTCCGGATCGCCACGCTCAACATCCTCGGCAGCAACCACGCCGGCAACGGGCTCAACCGCGCCGCGCGCGAGGCCGCCCTGCTCCGCGACCGGGGGGTGTCGATCGTCGGGCTCCAGGAGGTCCAGCGCGACCAGCGCCCGGTCTTCATGAACAACCTCTCCGCGATGCAGATGTGGCCCCAGGACGCGCTGGGCCGCGACGGCTACCGGGTCCAGATCATGTGGCGCACCGACCGCTTCGAGATGGTCGACAACGGCGGCTCCTCGCACACCTTCAACGGCATCGGCAGCGTTCCGATCCCCTACGTGCTGCTGCGCGACAAGAAGACGGGCGCCCAGTTCTGGGTGATCGTCACCCACAACTCCCCGCAGGGCCGCCAGGCCGAGCGCAACGCCTCGGCCGAGATCCAGATCGACCTGGTCAACCAGCTGCGCCAGACCGGGCACCCGGTGCTGCTCATGGGCGACCTCAACGAGAAGACCACCGTCTTCTGCAAGTTCGCCACCCGCGCCGGGATGACCTCGGCCAACGGCGGCTCCGGTGGCGGCGGCTGCAACCCGCCGGGCGGCCCGCAGCGGATCGACTGGATCCTCGGCTCCGCCGACGCCATCGACTTCTCCGGCTACGTCCAGGACAACACCACGGTCTCCCAGGGCCTCAGCGACCACCACATGATCTACGCCGACGCCAAGGTCGCCGACAAGGCGTCCTGA